From the Pongo pygmaeus isolate AG05252 chromosome X, NHGRI_mPonPyg2-v2.0_pri, whole genome shotgun sequence genome, one window contains:
- the MAGEA2 gene encoding melanoma-associated antigen 2, producing the protein MPLEQRSQHCKPEEGLEARGEALGLVGAQAPATEEQQTASSSSTLVEVTLGEVPAAESPSPPHSPQGASSFSTTINYTLWSRSDEGSSNQEEEGPRMFPDLESEFQAAVSRKMAELVHFLLLKYRAREPFTKAEMLESVIRNCQDFFPVIFSKASEYLQLVFGIEVVEVVPIGRLYIVVTCLGLSYDGLLGDNEIMPKTGLLIIVLAIIAIEGDCAPEEKIWEELSVLEVFEGREDSVFAHPRKLLIQDLVQENYLEYRQVPGSDPACYEFLWGPRALVETSYVKVLHHIVKIDGEPHISYPPLHEWALREGEE; encoded by the coding sequence ATGCCTCTTGAGCAGAGGAGTCAGCACTGCAAGCCTGAAGAAGGCCTTGAGGCCCGAGGAGAGGCCCTGGGCCTGGTGGGTGCGCAGGCTCCTGCTACTGAGGAGCAGCAGACTGCTTCTTCCTCTTCTACTCTAGTGGAAGTCACCCTGGGGGAGGTGCCTGCTGCCGAGTCACCGAGTCCTCCCCACAGTCCTCAGGGAGCCTCCAGCTTCTCGACTACCATCAACTACACTCTTTGGAGCCGATCTGATGAGGGCTCCAGCAACCAAGAAGAGGAGGGGCCAAGAATGTTTCCTGACCTGGAGTCCGAGTTCCAAGCAGCAGTCAGTAGGAAGATGGCTGAGTTGGTTCATTTTCTGCTCCTCAAGTATCGAGCCAGGGAGCCGTTCACAAAGGCAGAAATGCTGGAGAGTGTCATCAGAAATTGCCAGGACTTCTTTCCTGTGATCTTCAGCAAAGCCTCTGAGTACTTGCAGCTGGTCTTTGGCATCGAGGTGGTGGAAGTGGTCCCCATCGGCCGCTTGTACATCGTtgtcacctgcctgggcctctcctACGATGGCCTGCTGGGCGACAATGAGATCATGCCCAAGACAGGCCTCCTGATAATCGTCCTGGCCATAATCGCAATAGAGGGCGACTGTGCCCCTGAGGAGAAAATCTGGGAGGAGCTGAGTGTGTTGGAGGTGTTTGAGGGGAGGGAGGACAGTGTCTTCGCACATCCCAGGAAGCTGCTCATCCAAGATCTGGTGCAGGAAAACTACCTGGAGTACCGGCAGGTGCCCGGCAGTGATCCTGCATGCTACGAGTTCCTGTGGGGTCCAAGGGCCCTCGTTGAAACCAGCTATGTGAAAGTCCTGCACCATATAGTAAAGATCGATGGAGAACCTCACATTTCCTACCCACCCCTGCATGAGTGGGCtttgagagagggagaagaatga